One genomic segment of Amycolatopsis sp. WQ 127309 includes these proteins:
- a CDS encoding amidohydrolase family protein, translating to MLISDVRPWGGERSDVELDGDRITAIRPHAPSASPSLEGRGRLLFPSFSDVHVHLDSTRIGLPFRPHTGGPGVVAMMTNDRENWRTAEVPLPERVAGTLERMIGLGTTRVRSYAQVDVDCRLEKLDAVLAAREMYADQAEVQVMAFAQAGILREPGTLDLLDAAMRSGATVIGGIDPCTLDRDPKGHLDAVFALAEKHQAEIDIHLHEPGHLGLFSTDLVIERVRALDMRGRVTMSHAYDLGSISESVSRRVIDDFASLDIAMTTVAPSASGQLPLLDLVASGVRIGLGEDGQRDYWSPYGNCDLLDRTWQLAFTRGFRRDSHIELALAVATMGGASILSHDVPRLTGLDDRPGLVVGDRADLVLVDGETPTSAVMDRGKDRTVLHNGVLVADGLAVLKR from the coding sequence GTGTTGATCAGTGACGTCCGCCCCTGGGGCGGCGAGCGCAGCGACGTCGAACTGGACGGCGACCGGATCACGGCAATCCGCCCCCACGCTCCTTCGGCGTCTCCTTCGCTCGAGGGCCGAGGCCGCCTGCTGTTCCCGTCGTTCAGCGACGTCCACGTCCACCTGGATTCGACGCGCATCGGCCTCCCGTTCCGCCCCCACACGGGCGGCCCGGGAGTGGTCGCGATGATGACGAACGACCGTGAGAACTGGCGGACAGCGGAGGTCCCGCTACCGGAGCGAGTGGCCGGAACCCTGGAGCGGATGATCGGGTTGGGTACGACCCGAGTCCGCAGCTACGCCCAGGTGGACGTCGACTGCCGCCTGGAGAAGCTGGACGCGGTCCTGGCCGCCCGCGAGATGTACGCGGACCAGGCCGAGGTCCAGGTAATGGCATTCGCCCAGGCAGGCATCCTCCGCGAGCCGGGCACGCTGGACCTCCTGGACGCGGCAATGCGCTCCGGCGCAACGGTCATCGGCGGCATCGACCCGTGCACGCTGGACCGCGACCCGAAAGGACACCTGGACGCGGTCTTCGCCCTGGCCGAGAAGCACCAAGCCGAGATCGACATCCACCTGCACGAGCCGGGCCACCTGGGCCTGTTCTCGACGGACCTGGTGATCGAGCGCGTCCGGGCGCTGGACATGCGGGGCAGGGTGACGATGTCCCACGCGTACGACCTGGGCTCGATCTCGGAGTCGGTAAGCCGCAGGGTGATCGACGACTTCGCTTCACTCGACATAGCGATGACCACAGTCGCCCCTTCTGCCTCGGGCCAGCTACCCCTGCTGGACCTGGTCGCCTCAGGCGTCCGCATCGGCTTGGGCGAGGACGGCCAGCGGGATTACTGGAGCCCCTACGGCAACTGCGACCTACTGGACCGAACCTGGCAGCTGGCCTTCACCCGAGGCTTCCGCCGCGACTCGCACATCGAGCTGGCTCTGGCGGTGGCGACGATGGGCGGAGCATCAATCCTGAGCCACGACGTCCCCCGCTTGACGGGTCTCGACGACCGCCCAGGCCTGGTAGTGGGCGACCGCGCAGACTTGGTCCTGGTGGACGGAGAGACCCCGACAAGCGCGGTGATGGACCGAGGCAAGGACCGAACAGTCCTCCACAACGGCGTCTTGGTGGCGGACGGTCTCGCCGTGCTCAAACGATGA
- a CDS encoding heme-binding protein yields MISTRTRIAAAVAALAVTTVGAVSATAAPATGLVQTSHLTIASAQKAAQAALNAATKAGQHVSVAVVDRDGNTVLTLRGDGAGPQSYSSAQQKAFTAVSWNAKTSELVGRLQQTPTLKDIEGTLFLAGAVPVTAGATPIAAVGVAGAPSGAQDETFAQAGVDALGK; encoded by the coding sequence ATGATCTCGACCCGCACCCGCATCGCCGCCGCTGTCGCCGCACTCGCCGTCACGACGGTCGGCGCGGTGTCGGCCACCGCGGCTCCGGCCACCGGCCTCGTCCAGACGTCACACTTGACGATCGCTTCCGCGCAGAAGGCCGCCCAGGCCGCACTGAACGCCGCGACCAAGGCCGGCCAGCACGTGTCGGTGGCGGTGGTGGACCGCGACGGCAACACGGTCCTGACCCTGCGCGGCGACGGCGCGGGCCCGCAGTCCTACAGCTCGGCGCAGCAGAAGGCGTTCACGGCGGTCTCGTGGAACGCGAAGACGTCCGAGCTGGTGGGCCGCCTGCAGCAGACCCCGACGTTGAAGGACATCGAAGGCACCCTGTTCCTGGCCGGCGCGGTCCCGGTGACCGCGGGCGCCACCCCGATCGCCGCGGTCGGCGTCGCGGGAGCGCCGTCGGGTGCCCAGGACGAGACGTTCGCCCAGGCCGGCGTGGACGCGCTGGGCAAGTAA
- a CDS encoding sensor histidine kinase, giving the protein MTTADSDARWLAAVMHSAFLLLVLASAVRFLTRHDGTPLAPWVIALTAALVLAYGVGLLKPGLVWLIVVLVFWVVLVVLAPSFAWSAIPLFVTGLRTLPTGPAVALVAVVTALVVVSQNRLADGFDPNLTIVPIAIALVTTAVITFMRRQTERLRESERNTGVLAERHRVSREIHDALAQGLSSQAMLLQAADQAWARPELAREHLRSALRVGAGNLSEARRLVQDLAPADLADATLEDALHAVADRQTRAGLPAEVRVDGAERPLPERVQSALVRIAQGALANALEHARAGRAVVTLTYLDDQVVLDVADDGRGFAARETEPGERGHGLPAMRARAQQLGGRLTVESAPGQGTVISAAIPLETAP; this is encoded by the coding sequence ATGACGACAGCCGACTCCGACGCGCGGTGGCTCGCCGCGGTCATGCACTCGGCGTTCTTGCTGCTGGTGCTCGCCTCCGCGGTCCGGTTCCTGACGCGCCACGACGGCACCCCGCTGGCGCCCTGGGTGATCGCGCTGACCGCGGCCCTCGTCCTCGCGTACGGCGTCGGGCTGCTGAAGCCCGGCCTCGTCTGGCTGATCGTCGTCCTGGTGTTCTGGGTGGTGCTGGTGGTGCTCGCGCCCAGCTTCGCGTGGTCGGCGATCCCGCTGTTCGTCACGGGCCTGCGCACGCTGCCGACCGGCCCGGCCGTCGCCCTGGTCGCCGTGGTCACGGCGCTCGTGGTCGTCTCGCAGAACCGGCTGGCCGACGGCTTCGACCCGAACCTCACCATCGTGCCGATCGCCATCGCCCTGGTCACGACCGCGGTGATCACCTTCATGCGGCGGCAAACCGAGCGGCTGCGCGAGTCCGAACGAAACACCGGGGTGCTGGCCGAGCGGCACCGGGTGTCCCGCGAGATCCACGACGCCCTCGCGCAGGGGCTGTCCAGCCAGGCGATGCTGCTGCAGGCCGCCGACCAGGCCTGGGCCCGGCCCGAGCTGGCGCGCGAGCACCTGCGTTCCGCGCTGCGCGTCGGCGCCGGCAACCTGTCGGAAGCGCGCCGGCTCGTGCAGGACCTCGCGCCCGCCGACCTCGCCGACGCCACGCTCGAAGACGCGCTCCACGCCGTCGCCGATCGGCAGACGAGGGCCGGGCTGCCCGCCGAGGTCCGCGTCGACGGCGCCGAGCGGCCGCTGCCCGAGCGCGTCCAGTCCGCTTTGGTCCGCATCGCCCAGGGCGCGCTGGCCAACGCGCTCGAGCACGCGCGAGCCGGCCGCGCCGTCGTCACGCTCACCTACCTCGACGACCAGGTCGTGCTCGACGTCGCCGACGACGGACGGGGTTTTGCTGCCCGAGAAACAGAACCCGGCGAACGCGGCCACGGCCTGCCGGCCATGCGAGCCCGGGCTCAGCAACTCGGTGGCCGGCTGACCGTCGAATCAGCCCCCGGCCAGGGCACCGTCATCTCGGCTGCGATCCCGTTGGAGACTGCCCCATGA
- a CDS encoding response regulator transcription factor yields the protein MSIRVLVCDDHAVVRAGLRALLSGADGIEVVAETASGEEAVATAATVRPDVVLMDLQLGAGIDGIEATRRILADPGAPRILVLTTYDTDADITRAIAAGATGYLLKAGSANELYAAIEAAAAGRTAVSPPVADRMMAQLRTPRPSLTDRERDILRQLAQGLGNREIARALFISEATVKTHLSRIYGKLAVDTRAGAVAVAKEQRLLD from the coding sequence ATGAGTATTCGCGTGCTGGTGTGCGACGACCACGCCGTCGTGCGGGCCGGGCTGCGCGCCCTGCTGTCGGGCGCGGACGGCATCGAGGTCGTCGCGGAGACGGCGAGCGGGGAGGAAGCCGTCGCGACCGCGGCCACCGTGCGCCCGGACGTCGTCCTGATGGATCTGCAGCTGGGCGCCGGCATCGACGGGATCGAGGCGACGCGGCGGATCCTCGCCGATCCCGGCGCGCCCCGGATCCTGGTCCTGACCACGTATGACACCGACGCGGACATCACCCGCGCCATCGCCGCGGGCGCCACCGGGTACCTGCTGAAAGCCGGGTCCGCCAACGAGCTGTACGCGGCGATCGAGGCGGCCGCGGCCGGGCGCACCGCGGTGTCCCCGCCGGTCGCCGACCGGATGATGGCGCAGCTGCGCACGCCGCGGCCGTCGCTCACCGATCGCGAGCGGGACATCCTCCGTCAGCTCGCGCAGGGGCTGGGCAACCGCGAGATCGCCCGCGCGCTGTTCATCAGCGAGGCCACGGTCAAGACCCACCTGAGCCGGATCTACGGCAAGCTCGCCGTCGACACCCGGGCCGGCGCCGTCGCGGTGGCGAAGGAACAACGACTTCTGGACTGA
- a CDS encoding tetratricopeptide repeat protein gives MEFRMLGPLEAWHDGAPVQLGDQQQRFVLVVLLLNANKPVTPARLAEIVWAGREAKPTMVRGYIKRLRDVVQDTDVTIETTPTGYLLRIGDAQLDTVRFDRLRTEAAEVRTRDPRRAVELLREAAGLWRGTFLEDIDIDRVGGPEVVFPEESLPDTVGDLAELELETGDHRSARDRLRPLVRSDPAGQMHAELLMRALIAGGDRVGALRVFNGTRDALAELRMEPGPVLRNLAARAEHGEPPSSLPSRPGGFTGRAAELATIETAATTGRRAVWVSGAPGVGKTGLAVEAAHRLRDRFPDGQLLARLNGFTPGVDPTNVGDALSELLVELGVPAEQIPATVGRKATLYQTTLWGTRTLIVLDNAASPEQIRPLLPEADGCLVVVTSRRMGDADTGDSVRLSPLAPEEAVDLFHALTEPPRVRGRAAAVAEVVKRCGFLPMPVRVAAALFRRHERWPLEHLLHLLEESGPWGEEDGIAAVRVSFQQLGEPQRAMFTLLGSLPGPEVDVTGGAALAGCDVGEARSLLDDLHEVSLLEEAAPERYLMLDPLKEFAGAEPAPRQALVRLLDFYLVTLAAAVGAAYPFDKAQLPATDRSSAVTPTFADTGAGLRWIVAERDNLVAAIRYAAQHDLPEHTWQLAVLLWRYFNTTNQFEDWIGTLELAWETVAADPGNDYGQAHVLLRLATAHDRRGQLSEALELAARALPKWRRLGDPRGEAATLCALAIPTMELGKHDQAIAHLEAAREKYEQTEDRRGEAHALSMLGYLNELHGNFAVAMEQNAAAARMLREIGHIQGVAHTLNNLGAAQEKLGLLTEALASYTEAHGHAAEVGDHVVEAYALNNIGNVHRQQGRFPQAVRYHDKAREVAANAPDADLQTQLYLDRGATALAQGAHRDALTAGKAALDLADGHGNRTYEARAHHDIAKTLHAMGDHENAVTHWKAAEHGFAELDLPDVERVRGERAKLECVCRRP, from the coding sequence GTGGAGTTTCGGATGCTCGGCCCGCTCGAGGCGTGGCACGACGGCGCCCCGGTGCAGCTGGGTGACCAGCAGCAACGGTTCGTCCTCGTCGTGCTGCTCCTGAACGCGAACAAGCCGGTGACACCCGCGCGCCTCGCGGAGATCGTCTGGGCCGGCCGGGAAGCCAAACCCACCATGGTGCGCGGCTACATCAAGCGGCTGCGCGACGTCGTGCAGGACACCGACGTGACCATCGAGACGACCCCGACCGGCTACCTGCTGCGGATCGGCGACGCGCAGCTCGACACCGTCCGGTTCGACCGGTTGCGGACCGAAGCCGCCGAGGTCCGGACGCGTGATCCGCGCCGGGCCGTCGAGCTGCTGCGCGAGGCCGCCGGCCTCTGGCGCGGGACGTTCCTCGAGGACATCGACATCGACCGCGTCGGCGGCCCGGAGGTGGTCTTCCCGGAGGAAAGCCTGCCCGACACCGTCGGCGACCTGGCCGAGCTGGAGCTGGAAACCGGCGACCACCGCTCGGCACGCGACCGGCTGCGGCCGCTCGTCCGCTCCGACCCGGCCGGCCAGATGCACGCCGAACTCCTCATGCGCGCCCTGATCGCCGGCGGCGACCGGGTCGGCGCCCTGCGCGTCTTCAACGGCACCCGCGACGCCCTCGCCGAGCTGCGCATGGAACCGGGTCCGGTGCTGCGCAACCTCGCCGCGCGGGCGGAACACGGCGAACCGCCCAGCTCGCTGCCGTCGCGGCCCGGCGGGTTCACCGGCCGCGCCGCCGAGCTCGCCACGATCGAGACGGCGGCCACGACCGGGCGGCGCGCGGTCTGGGTGAGCGGCGCGCCCGGCGTCGGCAAGACCGGGCTGGCCGTCGAGGCGGCCCACCGGCTCCGCGACCGGTTCCCCGACGGGCAGCTCCTCGCGCGCCTGAACGGGTTCACCCCCGGCGTCGACCCGACGAACGTCGGCGACGCGCTCTCCGAACTGCTCGTCGAGCTCGGCGTCCCGGCCGAGCAGATCCCGGCCACCGTCGGCCGGAAGGCCACGCTCTACCAGACGACGCTCTGGGGCACGCGCACGCTGATCGTGCTGGACAACGCCGCGTCGCCGGAGCAGATCCGGCCGCTGCTGCCCGAGGCGGACGGCTGCCTGGTCGTCGTCACCAGCCGCCGGATGGGCGACGCCGACACCGGCGACTCCGTCCGGCTTTCGCCGTTGGCTCCCGAAGAAGCCGTCGACCTGTTCCACGCGCTGACCGAGCCGCCGCGGGTCCGCGGCCGGGCGGCGGCGGTGGCCGAGGTCGTCAAGCGGTGCGGGTTCCTGCCGATGCCGGTCCGGGTGGCGGCCGCGTTGTTCCGGCGGCACGAGCGGTGGCCGCTGGAGCACCTGCTCCACCTGCTCGAAGAGAGCGGGCCGTGGGGCGAGGAGGACGGCATCGCCGCCGTCCGGGTGTCCTTCCAGCAGCTCGGCGAGCCGCAGCGGGCGATGTTCACGCTGCTGGGCAGCCTGCCCGGGCCGGAAGTCGACGTCACCGGTGGCGCGGCGCTGGCCGGCTGCGACGTCGGCGAAGCGCGGTCACTGCTCGACGACCTGCACGAGGTCAGCCTGCTGGAGGAGGCCGCGCCGGAGCGGTACCTGATGCTCGACCCGCTCAAGGAGTTCGCCGGCGCCGAACCGGCGCCCCGGCAAGCCCTCGTGCGGCTGCTCGACTTCTACCTGGTGACGCTGGCGGCCGCGGTCGGCGCCGCGTACCCGTTCGACAAGGCCCAGCTGCCCGCGACCGACCGGTCGTCCGCCGTCACGCCAACCTTTGCCGACACCGGCGCGGGGCTGCGGTGGATCGTCGCCGAGCGCGACAACCTCGTGGCCGCCATCCGGTACGCAGCCCAGCACGACCTGCCCGAGCACACGTGGCAGCTGGCCGTGTTGCTGTGGCGCTACTTCAACACGACCAACCAGTTCGAGGACTGGATCGGCACGCTCGAACTGGCCTGGGAGACCGTCGCCGCCGACCCGGGCAACGACTACGGCCAGGCGCACGTGCTGCTCCGGCTGGCAACCGCGCACGACCGGCGCGGGCAGCTGTCCGAAGCGCTCGAACTCGCGGCCCGGGCGTTGCCGAAGTGGCGCCGCCTCGGCGACCCGCGTGGCGAAGCGGCGACGTTGTGCGCGCTCGCGATCCCGACGATGGAGCTGGGCAAGCACGACCAGGCGATCGCCCACCTCGAAGCGGCGCGGGAGAAGTACGAACAGACCGAGGACCGGCGGGGCGAGGCCCACGCGTTGAGCATGCTCGGTTACCTCAACGAGCTGCACGGCAACTTCGCCGTCGCCATGGAGCAGAACGCGGCGGCCGCGCGGATGCTGCGCGAAATCGGCCACATCCAGGGCGTCGCGCACACGCTGAACAACCTCGGGGCCGCGCAGGAGAAGCTCGGCCTGCTCACCGAGGCGCTGGCCAGCTACACCGAGGCGCACGGGCACGCCGCCGAAGTCGGCGACCACGTCGTCGAGGCGTACGCGCTGAACAACATCGGCAACGTGCACCGCCAACAGGGCCGCTTCCCCCAAGCCGTGCGCTACCACGACAAGGCGCGCGAGGTGGCGGCGAACGCGCCGGACGCCGACCTGCAGACCCAGCTCTACCTGGACCGCGGCGCGACCGCCCTCGCCCAGGGCGCCCACCGCGACGCGCTCACCGCCGGCAAGGCGGCACTGGACCTGGCCGATGGCCACGGAAACCGTACGTACGAGGCCCGCGCCCACCACGACATCGCGAAGACGCTGCACGCGATGGGCGACCACGAAAACGCCGTGACGCATTGGAAAGCGGCCGAGCACGGGTTCGCCGAGCTCGACCTGCCGGACGTCGAGCGGGTGCGCGGGGAACGCGCGAAACTGGAGTGCGTCTGCCGCCGGCCCTGA
- a CDS encoding MFS transporter: protein MPRLLTGLSLGYFLVMLDTTIVTVALPALAPSLADQQWISNGYTLTFAAFLLTAGAWSDRYGARRIFFLGLLSFALLSLLSAMSVSVPMLIALRALLGIAGALLVPSSLSLIAVAYPEPASRAKAMGVWAAVSGTGLVAGPLLGGLLTETFGWRAIFVVNVPVALIALALSRKAPATPPKPRHTDLTGQLSAVIALSTLTYALVERNWWALLPSALAAAVFVMTQRRPDAMLPSRLISRNLLAGAMVNFALSGVLFVLSLYFQNTRGYSSSSTGLAFLPLTIPTAFNPIFTGRLVARIGPRIPAVSGFLLMSAGTLLQALAPALSVVALVLLGFGVSLAIPSLLTAVVGSAPRELAGIAGGALNAARQTGAVLGVAILGSLLNVATTAVVLVAVSVLLVAGALIVAGRRA from the coding sequence GTGCCAAGACTCCTCACCGGCCTCTCGCTGGGCTACTTCCTGGTCATGCTGGACACCACGATCGTCACGGTCGCGCTCCCGGCCCTGGCCCCATCGCTGGCTGATCAGCAGTGGATCTCGAACGGCTACACGTTGACGTTCGCGGCGTTCCTCCTGACGGCGGGCGCGTGGTCCGACCGCTACGGCGCCCGCCGGATCTTCTTCCTGGGCTTGCTGTCGTTCGCGCTGCTCTCCCTGCTCTCGGCCATGTCGGTTTCCGTCCCGATGTTGATCGCTTTACGCGCCCTGCTCGGCATCGCCGGCGCCCTGCTGGTGCCGTCGTCGCTGTCCCTGATCGCGGTCGCCTACCCGGAACCCGCGTCCCGCGCGAAGGCCATGGGCGTGTGGGCGGCGGTGAGCGGAACCGGCCTGGTGGCGGGCCCCCTGCTGGGCGGCCTGCTGACTGAGACGTTCGGCTGGCGGGCGATCTTCGTGGTGAACGTCCCGGTGGCGCTGATCGCGCTGGCCCTGTCCCGCAAGGCCCCGGCAACCCCACCCAAACCCCGCCACACCGACCTGACCGGCCAGCTGTCCGCGGTGATCGCGTTGTCGACCCTGACGTACGCCTTGGTCGAGCGGAACTGGTGGGCACTGTTGCCATCCGCATTGGCGGCGGCGGTGTTCGTGATGACCCAACGCCGCCCGGACGCGATGCTCCCGTCCCGCCTCATTTCCCGGAACCTGCTGGCGGGCGCGATGGTGAATTTCGCATTGTCGGGTGTTCTGTTTGTGCTGTCGCTGTATTTCCAGAATACCCGGGGATATTCATCGTCGTCGACGGGCTTGGCGTTCCTCCCGCTGACGATTCCGACGGCGTTCAACCCGATCTTCACCGGCCGCCTGGTGGCCCGGATCGGCCCCCGGATCCCGGCGGTGTCGGGCTTCCTCCTGATGTCGGCCGGCACGCTGCTCCAGGCGCTCGCACCTGCTCTTTCGGTGGTGGCGTTGGTGCTGCTGGGTTTCGGGGTCTCACTGGCCATCCCGTCACTGCTGACCGCCGTGGTCGGCTCTGCGCCGCGGGAACTGGCGGGCATCGCGGGCGGCGCGTTGAACGCCGCCCGCCAAACGGGCGCGGTCCTGGGCGTGGCGATCCTCGGCTCCCTGCTGAACGTCGCCACGACTGCCGTCGTACTCGTCGCGGTGAGTGTCCTGCTGGTCGCCGGCGCGTTGATTGTCGCGGGCCGCCGAGCCTGA
- a CDS encoding LysR family transcriptional regulator has product MGDTMELRHLRTFRVVARTLNFTRAAGELHYAQSSVTEQVQALEGELGTPLFERGRRLALTAAGERLVGYADRVLALVEEAKAAVDDERGEPEGELTIGALETLCAHRVPGMFKEYRQRWPRVRVSVREGGRGELYAAVRESEVDVCFTFGDAPADPAFASEVLGTEPLVVIVPSGHPLAAKAEIRPGDLHGVGFLATQRGCGFREMLDRIDGPVIEAEVGSLAALCRCVAQGLGCGIVPGIVEHAGATAIPLAGAETSVTMTWRRRDERKPSIAALLGVARDDVRLPRETAG; this is encoded by the coding sequence ATGGGGGACACCATGGAACTGCGCCACCTGCGCACTTTCCGCGTCGTCGCGCGGACGCTCAACTTCACCCGGGCCGCCGGTGAGCTGCACTACGCGCAGTCCAGCGTCACCGAGCAAGTCCAGGCCCTCGAAGGCGAACTCGGGACGCCGTTGTTCGAGCGCGGCCGGCGGCTGGCGCTCACGGCGGCCGGGGAACGGCTGGTGGGGTACGCCGATCGGGTGCTCGCGCTCGTCGAGGAGGCCAAGGCCGCCGTGGACGACGAACGTGGTGAACCCGAGGGCGAGCTGACGATCGGCGCGCTCGAAACCCTCTGCGCGCACCGGGTTCCGGGGATGTTCAAGGAGTACCGGCAGCGGTGGCCGCGGGTGCGGGTCTCGGTCCGGGAAGGCGGCCGCGGCGAGCTGTACGCGGCCGTCCGGGAGTCCGAAGTGGACGTTTGCTTCACCTTCGGGGACGCGCCCGCCGATCCCGCTTTCGCCAGCGAGGTGCTCGGCACGGAACCGCTCGTCGTGATCGTGCCCAGCGGGCATCCCTTGGCGGCCAAGGCGGAGATCCGGCCCGGCGATCTGCACGGCGTCGGATTCCTTGCCACGCAACGAGGTTGTGGCTTCCGGGAGATGCTGGACCGGATCGACGGGCCCGTCATCGAGGCCGAGGTCGGGAGCCTGGCCGCGTTGTGCCGGTGCGTCGCGCAGGGGCTGGGGTGCGGGATCGTGCCCGGGATCGTCGAGCACGCCGGCGCGACGGCGATTCCGCTGGCCGGCGCGGAAACCAGCGTCACCATGACCTGGCGGCGGCGGGACGAGCGCAAGCCGAGCATCGCCGCGCTGCTCGGCGTCGCGCGTGACGATGTTCGGTTACCGCGCGAAACGGCCGGTTGA